AAGCGCGTTAAATGCGTTAGGTGAAGTGCCTTCGTTCTTGTCTTTGAACGTTTCAACGAATGTTTGGATCTTTTTATCTGGGTCTTCAGAAGAATAGTGGTTTGTAATAAATGTGTTGTTAAGCGCATCAGCGCCAGCTAATTCAACTAGCTTTGGAGAATCCCAACCGTCAGCACCCATTAATGGTACATCGATTCCAGCTTCTCGAGCTTGTTTTACGATTAAGCCCACTTCTTCATAGTATCCCGGAATAAAGATGAAATCTGGATTTTTCCCTTTAATACGAGTTAATGTTGAACGGAAATCTGTATCTTTACCTACATAAGCTTCTTCCGCAACGATTTTTCCACCAGCCTTTTCAAATGTTTCTTTGAAAGAATCTGCTAGACCTTTTGCATAATCACTAGCACTGTCAGCAAAAATGGCTGCTGTTTTTACTTTTAATTCCTTTGCTGCGAAATTTGCTGCAACAGTTCCTTGGAACGGATCAATAAATGATGTACGGAACGCATATTCATTCAGTTTCCCATCTTCATTTACTGTTACGTTTGGTGCTGTTCCAGATGGGGATAATAAAACAGTCTTTGTATCATTTGCGATTTGTACCTGTGCTACTGTATTACCACTCGTTGCAGCTCCAATTATAGCTGTAACCTTATCTTGGCTTGTTAATTTAATGGCTGCACTCGTTGCTTCTGCTGCCTCTGATTTATTGTCTACTTTTACAAGTTTAATCTTTTTGCCATCTATTCCGCCATCTTTATTAATTTCTTCAACTGCAATGTCGATTCCTTTTTCTAGTGATTCTCCATAGGATGCTACCCCACCAGATAACTCAAGGTTTACGCCTAATTTAATCGTATCTGCATCTTTAGTGCCACCTGAATCTTCTTTTGCACCTGAACATCCAGCTAGAATACCAGCTACCAATGTTGATGCCATCACAAGCTTTGTCCATTTTTTCTTCATTTTTGATGTCTCCTTTTACTGATTTTTCTGACAAATTAACATAAAAGATATTTTCGTTTCCTTCTAAAAGAAACTGATGAAAACTACTTTTTAATTAATAATTAGTATTTTAAAACAATTCCATCTATTCGTCTAGTATAATATTTTTATTTTTTAATATTTCTGAAATATATTCATATTTTCGTAACAACTATTGAAATATTCGTAATAAATTTTTATTTTTTTATTTACAATATTTCAATACTTCTAAAACATTATAATGTGTTATTATTTCGATATATAAAATTAGAAAAAATTAACAGAGATCTTGAACAATGATTGCTATAATAACTAGGTTTTATTCCAGTATCATTTTATTTTCTAATTCATATCGATTTTTTCAATAAGTAATCTCCTTTTTAATCGATTTCATCCGTTGGTACTGTGGTTATTATTGAGGTAACATGAATATCGTACGAAACTTAAAAAGGAGACTACCAATGAAAAGACAAATAGCTATTATTCTAGGGATATTTATGCTTTTTCTGCTCGCAGCCTGCTCAGGTGATTCTGAAAAGGATACGGCCAATAAAGAAACGAATACGAAAGAAAAACAAATTGAGACAATTAAAATCGGTATGATTCCGGACCAAAATACTGCTGATTTAAACAGAAGCATGGATGATTTCGCAAAAGATCTTGCAGAAAAAACAGGTCTTAAAACTGAATTTGTCCCTTCAGTTGATTATGCAGCACTAGTAACTGCGTTCGAACGCGGAGAAATACAATTAGCGTGGTTTGGTGGATTAACAGGTGTGCAAGCTAGAAACTTAGTCCCTGAAGCAGAGGCAATTGCTCAAAGACCAATTGATACACAGTTTAAATCTGTTTTTATCGCTAATAATGATTTGGATATTGATTCTTTAGAGGATCTTAAAGGAAAAACTTTCACATTCGGGAGTGAAAGTTCAACATCCGGCCATTTAATGCCTCGTTATTTTATGACGGAAGCTGGAGTCAACCCTGATAAAGATCTTGATGGAAATCCTAACTATTCAGGTTCCCATGATAAAACCTATAAATTAGTTGAATCTGGTGCATTCCAAACTGGTGCTCTTAACATTTCAGTATGGGAAGCAGCGGTAAATGAAGGCAAAGTTGACACAAGTAAAGTAAAGGTTTTTTACACAACTCCTGAGTACTATGACTATAACTGGACCGCCAACAAGATGGATAAAGAAACAAAAGAAAAGATAAAGAGTGCGATTCTTTCAATGAAAGCTGGGGACAATGAAGTTATGACCCTTCTTTCAACAGATAAGTTTATTGAAGCTAACAATAATAATTACAAGGCAATCGAGAAGGTTGCGAAAGAACTAAAGATTATCAAGTAGGTGACACTGCGTGTCTGAACAGAATATGATCGAAATCAATCAAATATCGAAACAATTTGAGCGGAAGATAGCATTATCTTCCCTTTCTTTTGCTGTAAAAAAAGGAGAATTAATTGCCCTGATTGGACCAAGTGGAGCAGGTAAAACGACCTTGCTTAATATTCTTGCTGCAATTCTCAAGGCTGATCAAGGGGAATTGCTCGTTGATGGAAAAACGTTGCAGCAATACGCAAACCAAAAGGACCGCGCAAAAAAAATTGGGATGATTCGGCAGCAGTTTGATTTAGTTGGCCAGCTTGCTGTTATCCATAATGTCCTAGCAGGCAGGCTCGTTGATTGGGGCTTTTTCAAATCACTGTTTTCTTTATTTATCCCACAGGAAAAGCAAACAGCACTCCATGCTTTAAATCGGGTAGGACTTGCAGATAAGCTATATGAACGAACCGCAAATTTATCTGGTGGAGAACAGCAGCGTGTTGCCCTAGCTCGCCTTCTCATGCAAAAGCCTGAAATCATTCTTGCGGATGAACCAGTCGCTTCACTTGATCCATCAAGAGCTGAAGATATTCTTAGAATACTGACGACACTTGCTAGGGAAGAAAATCAAACGGTCATTGCTAGTCTGCACTCAGTGGAGTATGCCAAAAAGTATTTTTCAAGGTTGATTGCCCTTAAAGATGGTCAATTGTTCTTTGACCTACCTGCTGATTCTGTCACAAACGAGCAGCTTCAGGAGCTATACCAGCTAAAGGAGCTGAATTAAATGCTCTCGTTTGATTTGCATAAGAGGAAGATCTTAACTTTGTTTCTGATTCTCGTGTTTGTCTGGAGCCTTTTTGCAGTGGAGTGGGGTCCAGAAGTTATGCATGCAAGCGGATTAAGTACAGCAATAGAAATTTTTGCTGCGATGATTCAGCCTGATCTTTCTTCTGAAATTATAGCACTTTCGATTCAATCTGCTTGGCTAACCCTCGCCTATGCCACGGCCGGCATGAGCCTAGCCCTTATCCTTGCTTTAATAATCGGAATTCTCGCATCAGGCGTATTGACATCACGGAAAGGAACGCAATCCTTTATGAGCGGATTTTTCCGTGGTGTTCTTGGTTTTATGCGTGCCATTCACGAGCTTGTTTGGGCTTGGCTGTTTGTGGCTTCATTTGGACTTTCCCCTTATGCTGCTGTTTTTGCCCTAGCGATTCCATACGGCGGGATTCTTGGAAGAATTTTTGCCGATATGCTTAATGATGTTCCCGAAGAACCAATTAAAGCACTTAGAGCAGCTGGTGCTTCTAAACTTCAGTGCCTTTTTTACGGGTATTTACCTAGCGTAAAAGCAAGTATGATTAGCTACACAATGTATCGTTATGAGTGTTCAATAAGATCCTCCGCTATTATGAGTTTCGTTGGGCTTGGCGGGCTTGGCTATCAAATTCAGCTTTCTCTAAATGATCTTAACTATCAGGAGGTTTGGACCTTCATGTATTTCCTTATTATTCTGGTCCTTTTCATTGATGGCTGGAGCAATATGATTAGAAGGCGGATGGCGCTATGAAGAAAAAACGAAAAATGACTTTTCTTTCTTTTTCTATCTATTTGTTTTTTCTCTTAATTGCAGCATCATGGTACTTCATTATAGGGGTGGAAAAAGCAAGTCTTGTTGACTTATTTTCAGGCGAGAATGTTCAGTATGCTAGCAAGTTTTTTAAAGGGCTGATCGGAATCGGTGAAGATGACATTGCTTTTTTAAATCGTGAAAGCTGGTCGGATGCGGCGAAGTTAACGATTGAAACATTGAAAATGAGTATTATGGCCATCGGCTTTTCTACAATTGTTATGTTCTTAACCGTTATTCCTGCTGCACGTAACATGGCTGATGGAACACTCACATTATCGCGAAAATGGTATCACTGGTTTATTTTTGGTATGATTCGCGTTACCTACCTTTTTAGCCGCTCCGTTCCTGAGCTCGTTTGGGCGATGATTATTATCTTTATTTTTAAACCAGGAATTTTGCCAGGTGCGATTGCACTTGCCCTTCATAATTTTGGGATATTAGGAAAACTATGTGCAGAGGTAATCGAGGATATGGATTCACGACCCATTCGCAATCTAGCCAGTGCCGGAGCTGGACGGGCACAAATTCTAATGTACGGCGTCCTGCCGAGCGTGTTGCCACAGTTTCTTACCTATATTCTGTACAGATGGGAAGTCATCATGCGGACGACGATAGTGGTTGGTTTTGTCGGTGCTGGCGGCCTTGGCCAACAATTTAAACTGAGCATGAGCTTCTTTCACTATACCGAAATTACCTTGATGCTTATATGCTATATCATCCTTGTCGTTTTCGCTGATTTTATATCAGATAAATCGAGATTTTTTGTAAAATAATGAACTTTTCTAGAACGTTAAAAAATGTTTGAAATCGTGATAGTTGTGGTATTCTGAATAAGAGAATTTTCCACTAAGGGTGTGGTCGGATGCGATTGAATAAATTTATTAGCGAGTCTGGAAAGGCTTCTAGACGCGGTGCAGATAAATTGATTAGTGAAGGACGCGTTAAAATCAACGGGAGAGTCGCAAAAATTGGCGATCAAGTAAAGCCGGGCGACGAGGTTCTCGTCAGTGGTGACCGTATTACTGTTGCCCGCAATAACGTGTATATTGCCTTAAACAAACCAGTAGGTATTACGAGTACAACCGAAAAAAATGTAAAAGGGAATATCGTTGATTTAGTTAACCATCCATTACGGATTTTCAATATTGGACGGTTGGACAAAGAATCAGAAGGCTTAATCCTTTTAACAAATGATGGCGATATCGTAAATGAAATCCTTCGTGCTGAAAACAAGCATGAAAAAGAATATATCGTGACAGTCGACAAGCCGATTACGCCTGAATTTTTGAAGAAGATGTCTGACGGCGTAAAAATATTAGACACAAAAACACTACCATGTGAGGTTACACAGCTGTCAAAATATGTTTTTCAAATTATTTTAACGCAAGGGCTGAATCGACAAATTCGCCGGATGTGTGAAGCACTTGGTTATGAGGTATATCGTCTGCAACGAACGAGAATTATGAACATTCAACTTGGCAATCTACCTGTTGGCCAATGGCGTGATTTAACAAAAAAGAAAAGGCCCAGCTCTTCAAAGAATTAGGCTACGAACCAACTGATTGGTAAAATCTACTTCTGACGCTGACCTTTATGAAATGAAGAAATCCCACAAGATTTTGTGGGATTTCTTCATTTCTTTTTATTTTTGGGAATCAAGATTAAAACACAGACCTAATCAACTATTACTTACTCTCTTTGCAGTCTGCGGCTTATCCTTTTCCAATAAAACAATTAAAGCGGGCAACAGGATACCTCGAATTAAGAAGGTATCCAGAAGGATTCCGACGGCGACAATGAAGCCGAACACAAATAATAATTGAATTGGCTGGGTCATTAATACCGCAAACGTTGAGGCAAGAATAATCCCCGCAGACGAAATGACACCACCTGTATTGGCAACTGCAATTTCCACCGACTTTTTCACAGGATGGTGCACTCTTTCCTCCATGTACCTCGAAATTAAAATGATATTGTAATCAATACCTAATGCGACTAAAAAGACAAATGAATATAGAGGTACACGGTTGCTTATTGTATTAATATCAAAGAATAGGTTCGTTAAGAACATTCCTAAACCTACAGCCGCAAGGAATGAAATTAAAATGGTTCCCATCATGTAGATTGGCATTTTTACCGACTTCGTTAACACAATCAGCAGTGAAAAAATCAATAGTGATTCGAGTAAAACAATCACGATTAAATCGCGATTATTTGTAGAGCGGTCATCCACTTTCTTTGCTGTTTCCCCCGCAAAGTGAAGTTCCCCATCAAGGTTTACATCTCTGACAAGCTTATCTGCCTTATCCCTCATCTTTTCGAGAGCATCGATTGTCTTAGAAGCATACGGACTTTCAGCAAAGGTAAGACTATATTGAATGACCTTTTGATCCTCCGTCATTCCGTTAGGACGAACATTGCTCACTAGAGGCTGATTGGCTAATACTTTTTGTAATTTGGCTTGTTGCTCGCTTGTGACTGGTTTATCCGCTTCAAACAATACGGTCGTTTGCGCTAAGTCCCCTTTTTCAAACTTTTCTTCTAAAATTTCATAACCTACTCTTGATGGCATATCTTTAGGGAACGATTTCATCGTATCGAATTCATAATTTATGTTCAGCATATTTAATGCAGACAATAGCAGGACAAATCCGATTACAGTACCTGCAACAACTGGCTTTCTAACCACAAAACTTCCGATTTTTCCCCATATCGTGTTCGTTTTTTCCGTTGCTTCCCCTACCTTTGGAATTTTTGGCCAGAAGGATTTCCGCCCAAAAAGTGTAAATAAGGCTGGAACGAGTGTGATCGATGCGACCATAATAATCGCCATTGCTGTTGCAAAAATTGGAGCAAAATTTCGGTAGTCTCCAAACTTCGCAAAGAATAGAACAAGCATCGCCGCTAATACCGTTCCCCCTGAGAAGAAAACTGGCATCCCCGTTTCTCTCATTGCACATTTCATTGCATCGTATTTACTTTCATTCTTTTTAAGCTCTTCACGGTAACGCGAAAAAACAAATAATGAATAATCAATAACCGCGGCAAACAATAGAATCGACATAATCGATAGTGTTTGATTGTTTAAAAGTAACCCCGCCTTCCCCATGAGACCTAGCGTTTGATTCACCACTTCATAAACAAAGCCTGCTGCTAGAAGCGGGATAAGGGCTAGTAATGGTGATCGGTAAATTACAATTAATAAAACTAGGATTAAGCCTACAGTCGACAGAATCAAAACGACATCAGCTCGAGAAAAAAGATTAAGTGAATCAACAGCAATACCGGTCGGACCTGTGATATTTAGAGATAAATTAGTAGAATCCTTGATGATTTCGCTTATTTTCTCTTGTGATGTTCTCATTTCCTTCGATTCCAGTGATGACTCGAAGGTTAACGGAAGAATCAATGTAGTTTGGTCCTTTGAAAAGAAGCTACTGGTTGCTTCGGGCGGCATCTTTGTTAAAGGAACAATTTCTTTAATTCCTTCAATCTCGTTTATTTTCGTAAATAACGGGATTAGATCTGCGACTTTCACTTTCCCTCCATCCTTCGCTTGGAAGACTAGTATCGCAGGGGTTCCATCGTTATTTTCAAAATACTGATCGAGCTTATTTTGAGCAATGGTTGATTTAGCATCGGCTGGAATGGAATCGATGCTGGATGATTCATAGTCCTTTGCACTAGGTGCCAGCGTTGCTAATAATATCGTGGCTAATAGCCAAATACTGAGCGTAATCCACATTCCTTTACGGGACGTTACCTTGTCAGTTATGGACTGTAATAATGATTTCATTTTCCCCTCCTGCTAGTGTATTAATTTTTTAACATTATCTATTTATTATAATACTTTCTATCACCAAACATTATTATTTAGTAATGAAGCTTCGGTTACAAAAAAAGAACCAGAGCTAGGTTAGCCAATAGGGCAACTCATAGCTCTGGTCCTTGGTAGATTATCCTATTTGCTACTGTAACCATAAGGTTTTGGCAATCCAGCGTCCATGCGTAAAACCTAAATTTACAATTCCATATACAAAAAAATCAGTGCCAAATCCGGCAAGGATTCCTGTAATGAGCCGTCGTATGTTAGTACTTACATAGTTTGTTCGAAACTGGACCATACCATCAATAATTAATGGAATAAGCAACAGAAGAGCAAACCAAAGTTCAAGACTCCCAAAAGTAAAGGCATAAAGAAGCCCAACCATATAACCTATGAAAATACCAGTACACCGAGCACACAATGGTAATTGCTTTCCTCGAAAAAGAATGAACGTTCAGGTAGCCGATGGCACATAAATAGTAAACTCATAACCTTCTCCATATGATTATATCCAAACTAAAAGTATAGAATGGTTTCAGCAAATATCCCTAATACAATCGAAAGAACATATAAAAGCACACTAATTCCAAAACCAATTAACGCCCATTTCCCAACTGATTTTGCGGATAGCGGTTTGTCATCTTTCCAAACGAAATAAAGAATAAGGCCCACTATTGGAAAACAGCAGGCCACAAGATTTAACAATGTTGACGGTTGATCAATGCCCGCACTTATTTTTTGTGCCAAGAAGGAACCACAATTCGGACAAGCCTCAGCACGATTGCTAAGCTCACTTCCACATTCATTACAATACATAATTAGCCTCCCATTCTGGTTTCTGTGCCAAACTTTAGGATGTATTTCCCCCTGTTTAAGCATATTCTCTTGTTTGTACGGCTTCATTTTAATAATTAAGATCAAGACAGTTAGCTTTGTTACTCATGGGTAATTATATTTTGCAGAAAGTGAAAACATACCTGAAAACACACAAAACCCTAGGAGGGGTTTCCTACCTAGGGTTTGACAAATGATTACTCTGCTCCTTTTTTCATATCGAGCTTTGTTGTGGTGA
The DNA window shown above is from Bacillus sp. T3 and carries:
- a CDS encoding ABC transporter substrate-binding protein, whose amino-acid sequence is MKKKWTKLVMASTLVAGILAGCSGAKEDSGGTKDADTIKLGVNLELSGGVASYGESLEKGIDIAVEEINKDGGIDGKKIKLVKVDNKSEAAEATSAAIKLTSQDKVTAIIGAATSGNTVAQVQIANDTKTVLLSPSGTAPNVTVNEDGKLNEYAFRTSFIDPFQGTVAANFAAKELKVKTAAIFADSASDYAKGLADSFKETFEKAGGKIVAEEAYVGKDTDFRSTLTRIKGKNPDFIFIPGYYEEVGLIVKQAREAGIDVPLMGADGWDSPKLVELAGADALNNTFITNHYSSEDPDKKIQTFVETFKDKNEGTSPNAFNALGYDTVYLLADAIKRTGSTDSEKIKDALAETKDLSLVTGIVTIDKNHNPIKSATVLEYKDGKQVFNTKVDPE
- a CDS encoding putative selenate ABC transporter substrate-binding protein is translated as MKRQIAIILGIFMLFLLAACSGDSEKDTANKETNTKEKQIETIKIGMIPDQNTADLNRSMDDFAKDLAEKTGLKTEFVPSVDYAALVTAFERGEIQLAWFGGLTGVQARNLVPEAEAIAQRPIDTQFKSVFIANNDLDIDSLEDLKGKTFTFGSESSTSGHLMPRYFMTEAGVNPDKDLDGNPNYSGSHDKTYKLVESGAFQTGALNISVWEAAVNEGKVDTSKVKVFYTTPEYYDYNWTANKMDKETKEKIKSAILSMKAGDNEVMTLLSTDKFIEANNNNYKAIEKVAKELKIIK
- the phnC gene encoding phosphonate ABC transporter ATP-binding protein, with translation MSEQNMIEINQISKQFERKIALSSLSFAVKKGELIALIGPSGAGKTTLLNILAAILKADQGELLVDGKTLQQYANQKDRAKKIGMIRQQFDLVGQLAVIHNVLAGRLVDWGFFKSLFSLFIPQEKQTALHALNRVGLADKLYERTANLSGGEQQRVALARLLMQKPEIILADEPVASLDPSRAEDILRILTTLAREENQTVIASLHSVEYAKKYFSRLIALKDGQLFFDLPADSVTNEQLQELYQLKELN
- a CDS encoding PhnE/PtxC family ABC transporter permease, whose translation is MLSFDLHKRKILTLFLILVFVWSLFAVEWGPEVMHASGLSTAIEIFAAMIQPDLSSEIIALSIQSAWLTLAYATAGMSLALILALIIGILASGVLTSRKGTQSFMSGFFRGVLGFMRAIHELVWAWLFVASFGLSPYAAVFALAIPYGGILGRIFADMLNDVPEEPIKALRAAGASKLQCLFYGYLPSVKASMISYTMYRYECSIRSSAIMSFVGLGGLGYQIQLSLNDLNYQEVWTFMYFLIILVLFIDGWSNMIRRRMAL
- a CDS encoding PhnE/PtxC family ABC transporter permease, producing the protein MKKKRKMTFLSFSIYLFFLLIAASWYFIIGVEKASLVDLFSGENVQYASKFFKGLIGIGEDDIAFLNRESWSDAAKLTIETLKMSIMAIGFSTIVMFLTVIPAARNMADGTLTLSRKWYHWFIFGMIRVTYLFSRSVPELVWAMIIIFIFKPGILPGAIALALHNFGILGKLCAEVIEDMDSRPIRNLASAGAGRAQILMYGVLPSVLPQFLTYILYRWEVIMRTTIVVGFVGAGGLGQQFKLSMSFFHYTEITLMLICYIILVVFADFISDKSRFFVK
- a CDS encoding MMPL family transporter translates to MKSLLQSITDKVTSRKGMWITLSIWLLATILLATLAPSAKDYESSSIDSIPADAKSTIAQNKLDQYFENNDGTPAILVFQAKDGGKVKVADLIPLFTKINEIEGIKEIVPLTKMPPEATSSFFSKDQTTLILPLTFESSLESKEMRTSQEKISEIIKDSTNLSLNITGPTGIAVDSLNLFSRADVVLILSTVGLILVLLIVIYRSPLLALIPLLAAGFVYEVVNQTLGLMGKAGLLLNNQTLSIMSILLFAAVIDYSLFVFSRYREELKKNESKYDAMKCAMRETGMPVFFSGGTVLAAMLVLFFAKFGDYRNFAPIFATAMAIIMVASITLVPALFTLFGRKSFWPKIPKVGEATEKTNTIWGKIGSFVVRKPVVAGTVIGFVLLLSALNMLNINYEFDTMKSFPKDMPSRVGYEILEEKFEKGDLAQTTVLFEADKPVTSEQQAKLQKVLANQPLVSNVRPNGMTEDQKVIQYSLTFAESPYASKTIDALEKMRDKADKLVRDVNLDGELHFAGETAKKVDDRSTNNRDLIVIVLLESLLIFSLLIVLTKSVKMPIYMMGTILISFLAAVGLGMFLTNLFFDINTISNRVPLYSFVFLVALGIDYNIILISRYMEERVHHPVKKSVEIAVANTGGVISSAGIILASTFAVLMTQPIQLLFVFGFIVAVGILLDTFLIRGILLPALIVLLEKDKPQTAKRVSNS
- a CDS encoding DUF2085 domain-containing protein, whose protein sequence is MLFRGKQLPLCARCTGIFIGYMVGLLYAFTFGSLELWFALLLLIPLIIDGMVQFRTNYVSTNIRRLITGILAGFGTDFFVYGIVNLGFTHGRWIAKTLWLQ
- a CDS encoding zinc ribbon domain-containing protein, with the translated sequence MYCNECGSELSNRAEACPNCGSFLAQKISAGIDQPSTLLNLVACCFPIVGLILYFVWKDDKPLSAKSVGKWALIGFGISVLLYVLSIVLGIFAETILYF